From Sodalis glossinidius str. 'morsitans', the proteins below share one genomic window:
- a CDS encoding Rha family transcriptional regulator, with translation MQNLTIAQTLTMSSREIAELVGKRHDHVIRDVWEMLEQLYQIEKDAPNFGNHKNQYVTIIEGVIVAIDGRGYVA, from the coding sequence ATGCAAAATTTAACCATTGCACAAACATTAACCATGTCCAGCCGCGAGATTGCGGAGCTTGTCGGTAAACGACACGACCATGTTATCCGTGACGTATGGGAGATGCTTGAGCAGCTTTATCAGATAGAAAAAGATGCCCCAAATTTTGGTAATCATAAAAATCAATATGTTACGATAATTGAAGGTGTAATCGTTGCTATTGATGGGCGCGGCTATGTTGCCTAG